Part of the Cohnella candidum genome, CATGCTCATCAACAAGGCGATACAATCGTTCAAGCAGCTGCAGCGCTTCGTCGACCTTTCCGCACGTCATGAGCGCCCTGGCCAAGCGCTGGTACTCCCTTACCGAACCCAGCAGGATCGAATCGGTAGATCGGATGCCGCAGGTTTGCAGCCGGCTCTCATCGAAAGACTCGCTCACAAGCGACAAATACACTTGTTCCATCTCTATTTTTCTCATAAATAGACTTTTATCCACCGAATCAATTTTCGGTTTCACGTGCTCCAGCGTCTCGAACGCTTTGGCCGGCTCTCCCTTTGCCAGACGGATCTGCGCAGCGATGATCGATGCATTTACCACAATGAGGGCATAGGGCTGCATACACTTGGACTGCAGTACCCTCTCCGCATAAATCTCAGCCTCATCCAAACGGTTCCATTCATACAAGAGAAGACTGTACGAATTGTAAAAATAGCCGACAAACGGGTAGTTCTCCCTGTCTTCCCATGTCTTGATCCATTTTAGGAGATACCAATCCGCTACGTGCAAATCACGGAAAAAGGTCAGGAATGTCTCGAAAGTGAGCGAGTATGAATTCGCTTCCATCATCTGAATATGACTGCCTTCCGGCATATACCGATCGAACCGTTCAAAATACTCATTCGCTCGCTGAATGTTTTTCTGATAAGAGGAAACAGCCGCAGTCAAATAAAGCACCGATCCCGTATAGGATTTCCAATCTGGCGCAGACAACTGCTCCTCGATGAGACGAAGCCGGGATTCCGCGGCCTTCAATTCGCCCGTTTCCAACAACACTTTGACATATAGATATTGAATGCCCGGCTTTCCAGCCAAACAAGATTCCGGCAGCGTGCGCAGCACCCGTGAATCCCATGCGCGGGTCTCAGCGCTCCATGGCGTTCGCTCGAGCCCTCTCTTGACATGAAGGTCCCGTAAATACTTCTCGATGAAGGAGCTCGTTTCAACAGGATCTCCTTGCATAAGCAATTGCTCTACCGCTTCTGCCATAAACCCGTGCTCCTCCAGCCAATTGGCGGCCTTGACATGGAAGGGCTTCGAAGCTGCCGCATATCTCTGACGAAAGAGCCTTCGCAGAAAGTCGGAGAACAGATGATGATAGCGATACCATACCCGCCGTTCATCCAGTGGGATGATGAACAAGTTTTGATGCTCTAATGTTTCTAAATGCGCCTGACTTTCGGCCTGTCCGGTAACCGCTTCGCACAACGGTCCGCTCATTCTATCCAAGATCGACGTCTGCAAGAGGAAAAACTGCAGCTCGTCGGACAGATGCGTGAAAGCCTCCTGAAACAAGTAATCGGAAATACTGCGGTGTTCCCCGCTGAAAGCAAGGATAAACTCAGAATAATTCCCGCTTCTTTGCAACGAAAGCGCAGCTAGATGCAGTCCACTGATCCAACCCTCCGTACGGCTGACCAGCCTCGCGATCTCCTGTTCCGTGAGCAGTAATCCCATACAATCCTGAAAGTAACGGACTCCCTCTTCCTGTTGAAACCGCAAATCTTCTAACGTGATTTTCACCAGTTGGAAGGTCGCCTGCAGTCTAGCCGTAGGGAAGGGCATATCAGCACGGCTAGTAATATAGAGGTGAATATGAGCGGGCATATGCGCGAGAAGATACGCCACCGATGCGTGAATGGGTGAAAGATCAATCGAATGAAAATCGTCAAAAACGATGACCAGTTCATCTGAACAACGGTTAAGCTCATGAATCATGACTGTGAGGAATGGCTCAAAGGCTCCCGATTTAAGTAAAGATAAAGACGGGCTTACCGCCTCGTCAAAATGGGGATGCCTGCCGCTTACAGCAGCAA contains:
- a CDS encoding LuxR C-terminal-related transcriptional regulator, which codes for MILSTKLHVPQKRPDRLIERAAVTKVLNEGLKSKLTTITAPGGYGKTTALSQWLQQTDIPFVWVSLDAQDNDLTQFWTYAIAAVSGRHPHFDEAVSPSLSLLKSGAFEPFLTVMIHELNRCSDELVIVFDDFHSIDLSPIHASVAYLLAHMPAHIHLYITSRADMPFPTARLQATFQLVKITLEDLRFQQEEGVRYFQDCMGLLLTEQEIARLVSRTEGWISGLHLAALSLQRSGNYSEFILAFSGEHRSISDYLFQEAFTHLSDELQFFLLQTSILDRMSGPLCEAVTGQAESQAHLETLEHQNLFIIPLDERRVWYRYHHLFSDFLRRLFRQRYAAASKPFHVKAANWLEEHGFMAEAVEQLLMQGDPVETSSFIEKYLRDLHVKRGLERTPWSAETRAWDSRVLRTLPESCLAGKPGIQYLYVKVLLETGELKAAESRLRLIEEQLSAPDWKSYTGSVLYLTAAVSSYQKNIQRANEYFERFDRYMPEGSHIQMMEANSYSLTFETFLTFFRDLHVADWYLLKWIKTWEDRENYPFVGYFYNSYSLLLYEWNRLDEAEIYAERVLQSKCMQPYALIVVNASIIAAQIRLAKGEPAKAFETLEHVKPKIDSVDKSLFMRKIEMEQVYLSLVSESFDESRLQTCGIRSTDSILLGSVREYQRLARALMTCGKVDEALQLLERLYRLVDEHDRLWDKVKVSVLQSMALVHKGDKKSALSKLEMALELAEPGKFIRTFVDEGTEMAVLLREYIQHRQHHFNRNSSEVSLHYVRELLQLMNDNRNDTSSPGGLITKQELNILRMIGMGLSNKQIAEQLQITAETVKSHLKNIYRKLDVNNREKALKHAEDLKWL